Proteins from a single region of Labedella gwakjiensis:
- the rpsD gene encoding 30S ribosomal protein S4: MSTKSRTRSKTRLSRSLGIALTPKAARYLEKRPYAPGEHGRSKRKADSDYAVRLREKQRLRAQYGIREKQLRIAFQEARRTKGLTGENLVEILEHRLDALVLRAGLARTTAQARQMVVHRHILVDGKIVDRPSFRVKPGQLIHVKARSEGTEPFQVAAAGGHADVLPKVPGYLEVELDKLQARLVRDPKRAEVPVTCEVQLVVEYYAAR, translated from the coding sequence GTGTCTACCAAGTCACGTACCCGTAGCAAGACCCGCCTGTCGCGTTCGCTCGGCATCGCGCTCACCCCGAAGGCCGCCCGCTACCTCGAGAAGCGTCCGTACGCTCCGGGTGAGCACGGCCGTTCCAAGCGCAAGGCCGACTCGGACTACGCCGTTCGTCTGCGCGAGAAGCAGCGTCTCCGCGCCCAGTACGGCATCCGTGAGAAGCAGCTCCGCATCGCCTTCCAGGAGGCTCGTCGCACGAAGGGCCTCACGGGTGAGAACCTCGTCGAGATCCTCGAGCACCGTCTCGATGCCCTCGTCCTGCGCGCCGGCCTCGCCCGCACCACGGCGCAGGCGCGTCAGATGGTCGTGCACCGCCACATCCTCGTCGACGGCAAGATCGTCGACCGTCCCTCCTTCCGCGTGAAGCCGGGTCAGCTCATCCACGTCAAGGCTCGTAGCGAGGGCACCGAGCCCTTCCAGGTGGCGGCAGCCGGCGGACACGCCGACGTCCTCCCCAAGGTCCCGGGCTACCTCGAGGTCGAGCTCGACAAGCTCCAGGCGCGCCTCGTGCGCGACCCGAAGCGTGCAGAGGTCCCCGTGACCTGCGAAGTCCAGCTCGTCGTCGAGTACTACGCGGCGCGCTGA